The window TCATTATGGTCCAACTTGATGGTCACAGGCCATACTCGAGAACAACCGTCCTTCAGAAACCGTCAGCAAGATCAACCTGGTGGACTTGGCAGGGAGGTGAGACCCTGTCATTGACAAAGCTGCCCCCTAGTGTCTGCACACATAAATAGTATTTTTCCAAACTGGATTAAATTCATGTTTTCCTTAAAATTctacacatttttgaaaaattaaaaaagtactCCTAAGTATTCAGTGAAATCTTCTATAATATGTTCTCTTTAAGGCTGAATTTTCACATTGCGCCTTTTTAATAATTTCAAATAATCTGTTTGTGTTGGTGTCTGTAGTGAGAGAGCGGATCCCAACTACTGCAGAGACAGACTAACGGAAGGATCCAACATCAACAAGTCGCTGGTCACGCTGGGCATCGTCATTTCCGCCCTTGGTTAGCGATCGCAAATTCCGATATTATTCAAAACGATTTCGGTTTCACTCTTGGTTGTTAATGATCCTCTGCTTCATCCACAGCCCAGAACTCGCAGTTGTCCAGCAGCTGCCAGAGCATCAACAGCGTGGCGTCGGAGGGTGACGGCAGCACGGCGGGAAGCCACAGTAGCTTCCTATCTGGCGGAGCGAGTGCGGGGAGGAGGCACTGCTTCATCCCCTACAGGGACTCTGTCCTCACCTGGCTGCTGAAGGACAGCCTGGGGGGTAACTCCAAGACCATCATGATCGCAAGTATGTGAGACAGTGTAAGAGAGCGAGTGAGAGTATTCCAATGCAAGAAACGTGTAGTTCCCCAGGGATCGATCCTTGGCccaatattatttatattttatatttatatttatttcagtaaatgATATTTGTAAGTTATCAAAGTTCCTCAAATCTGTGAGCGTATGTGAGAGAGGGATTACAGCAGGGATAAGGACTACCTGTGTACAGTATTGTGCTATTTGAGCAGGAATAATGTTATGAGTACTACTAAGTTAGCTGCAGCAGATGTAAATGTGTTGCCGGCTATTTTCCTTGCAGCCGTCTCACCGTCCGCCAGCAGCTACAACGAGACCCTCAGCACCCTGCGCTACGCCGCCCACGCCCGTAATATCGTCAACAAGCCCCGGGTGAACGAGGTCATTAGCGCCGTGACTCCTCTCGCCACTTTTTCACGATAGCCCCCGACTGTACGTGATAGAAATAAACTCCAAATAATCCTTGTAACGTTGGCACAGGACGCAAATGTGCGGCTGATCAGGGAGCTAAGGgaggagatcgacaggctgaAGAGCATGCTGCTCAGCTTTGAAATGGTGAGTCAACAAATTTACAGTCTCTCAGGCTCGTcttttttaagtttattttatttatttatttatttatgtatgtatttatttatttaactaatTAATTTCCTTTTCCCACCTTGACAGCAGCGTAATCCCAGTCCGTCCCTGAGTGACGAGAGGGAGGGGATGCTGTCTGACATGGTGCTGCAAAATGAGTTGAAGGTAACGCCTATCTTTCGGCAGTCTTTCCGCACGAAGTGAACGGCGTTTACGCGTTGTGAGAGAAAGCACAAGTGAGCGTTCCGTGTCAACGTCCGAAAGCAATATTTGCCAGAACAATTTGTTGGTAAACTGAGCTTCCACCTCAATGTCAGGCCACtagtaagtcgaggtaccactgtatgtgttttaaCCGTCATCCTCCGTGTTCCTCAGGTGGAGCAGCTGACCAAGGACTGGTCGGAGAGTTGGCAGGACAAGCGGGAGCTGCTGGAGCAGTACAGCGTGGACATCAACCGGGACCGAGCCGGCTtcctgatcaactctatgcggCCGCACCTGGTTGCCCTGGATGGAGACGTCCTCAGCACCGGAGTGGTCTTCTACCATCTCACGGTATGGACGGGTCAATGTCTATTCagaggtgtgtgcgtgcgtgggtgtttgcgtgcgtgcgtgcgtgtgtgcacgcgtgcgtgcgtgtgtgcatgtgaccAAGGGTCCCTAAGAAAAATCTGATTTTGTGGGATTTTTGTATtgcaagaacaacaacaaataaatatttccgattcgtaaaaataacttcaaatgtACCAAAAGAGAGTATTCAATGTAATATCAATAAAAcatcaatcaaataaataatgatgtaACTTAACAGAGGTAGCTGAAACAAGGTGACaattatggtttaaaaaaataaaaaaagttgaataattGAGTCAtgaaacaatgtaaaaatgtgtaaaagcTTTAGTTAAAGTAACTAAAACCTAGCTTATTCGaaacattgcagtttttttgttccTCTGTTCTTGACTGTCAATTGTTTTTGGGGCCCGCTTGTAATCGCGGGCCGTAAGCAGGTGTTGTGTTGGCTTATGCCTTTGTGTCGGCGGTTTGGCGGCCATTTCACTCTTCCTTTTCCACGTTTTTCGCAGCTGTCCTTGACTaatatttatctttttctttgctagattcttcctcctcctcttccaatTTTTCTGTTCTGCTACATTAAGCAAAGgtaatcaccttttctttctgACTTCTCTTTTCTTGTCGACTGGACTCTTGAGTTGGCATTGACACAAGCGTGCCTCTCAGGCCTGACGCTCATTTGTGAAGTGCGTCGGCCACCTGAGAGCgcatgtgggtttttttttaaatccctgaGTAAACAAGCGGGCGGGAGATTAGAAATGAAAGGATTGTCGAATTGAATCTATTGTATCATTTCACCCATTTTCATTACAGGAAGGAATTACCCGCATTGGATCCCAAGACCAGTTTGAAGAACCACAAATAGGTACTATCCCAGTGGAGAAACACACTACCCGCATTCACAAATTCCCAGTTTTTCTTGTGGACCCTATCCCTAGCTATTAGCTGAAAACTCACTTATTCACATTTtcgtgctctttctgaaacaccgTGAGATTCCACAAGACGGCGCCGAAGCACTGCCGAATAGGAAAGTAGTTCATTGGCGTCAAGAAagcatgttgaagtgatacatctcgactgagagacgaGCTTTGTATGTTGGGAGGAACTAAATTTACAGTATGTCGCAAAAGGCTATCGTTAGTTgggcatttactgtacattatctTGAGCGGCTAGCTGTTAGCATCTGATCAGCTTTTAAATTCAACTACTGCCAATTGTGATCCGCACCTTTCTCTCcatcatcttgagaagtttGCCACCCTGCTTTCTCCGGCATCAATGGACTACTAGATCACGCTGCTGTTCactgtcaatttttttatttatttttcagcaaaTCATTCTCAAATGCGGTTTTGTGATTGGCGAGGTTTCACTGTTCGTCCCCTTTGATCACCCTTttaattctgtatttttttagttCTGCCAGGTGGTGCCAGCTGTGTGATCCAAAATGACGGCGGCGTGGTCACGCTCAGGCCGGTGCCAGGCCGCACGTGCCTGCTCAATGATAGGGAAGTCACCGAGCCCAGCAGACTGGCGCAAGGTCAGCCCATCCAATTGTTGAGCAATTATTTGGGGTTCCGAGCACTGTGCAAAAGGCTGTATGGCGAACTGCTGTCATAAGCTGAGGCCCACCACTGTAACgactagactttacgccgattttatcggccttatcggtctcggccgataattagcattttatgctgatcggctttggtgtcataattcaccgtcattgatcggctccgcaaaagacatttactccacgtcgccatggtgcacagtatatttgaatccaaaagctagtttatttttagctttgtcgcgtgtcttttgacgtagtactgtaaatatctgacggccaataaagttatttaaagaaaaaaaacatgtcggcgatGTGGAACAGACATGtatgagacagacaacacgtaatgcgcggatcagactacaagacaaatttgctcttacacgattgcactatgtcagacaactgcaataaaatcttgtacttCGATACCACctcatcccgttttttacgatcggtgggctttatcttgtcaactcaaatgcgaccggatacacacgttaccgtggcgacgacaacaagagcggAGCGCGCCCGACTggattataaaaacaaaatgggggaaaacgtgtgttggtggtcaccggtgcccAGGACAACAGAGGACGTTCGTTttaggcttgcttgaggtatgttctcgtactttgaatacgatacggctcgcaagcaggcaacaaaacgttatgtagcctagcaagctcgcggtaccacgaacggttgtacgtaaacatgccgccgttctgtcgactcatgctctaaagttacggtgtgggtgaagtaattgaattaaaaataacataattgaattaaggtcagttagcacccattctttctgtcacgttgtaatgtcggtttgacctgactgattagaatacacgatctgactagagcagtgatttccaacctttatggagccaaggaacatatttttcaattgaaaaatctcacggcacaccaacaaaccaaaatgtcacaaaaagtggataaatagaggaacaaagatacattatgtgttgtaaatagatttttttgagcaattaggtacacaagtatatacagtaaatgaacaggtcatttaaatagaggAATGTGTCTAACATGTGCTcggtatcgttttttttaaactcgctgatcggccgccaaaatcctgatcgtgtaaagcctagttacgACTCTGATGTTACCTCCGAAGATGGATATTTGCCAGGTCCGCTTTGTCCCGTTGCAGAAAGTAACAGTGACATGGCAAAAAGGCGGAAAAAAATCCCCTGGCTTTTACttggttctttttttaaaaaaatttcttatttgtattttgggCAGCACTGGGAATGAGTGGTTGgtgtctgcctcagagtttGGAGGTTTGGGGTTGGAAtccgggctccggccttcctgtgtggagttttcatgttctcctcgtgtttgtttgggttttctaGGGGTACTCCgtcttcctcccgcattccagaACCCGTTAGGTGAATTGAAAATTGTCCGagagtgtgtttgtttgtcgaTATGTTCCCTGGCGAttgaccagtgcagggtgtaccccgcctcgtgctcaaagtcagctgggattggcccTGAATGAGGGTCAGCGTTATAGCAAGTTAAGGGATGATTTGTATTCTCATTGAGAGACAAAATATACAGTTATAGAAGGTAATTATGACACTAAATGTGGCGCTTTGCTCAAGCCCCCAATGGATAAACACATGCAGCGCACAGCGTACCCTGGCTACTTTACATTAACACACTGTGCACACTACTTCTCTCTTGTCTCCAGGAATGGTAATCACCTTGGGAGGGCTTCACAAATTCCGCTTTAACCACCCGGCGGAGGCAGCCGTCCTCCGGGAGCGAAGACGGGTACGTGCAGATCAGCTCAAACAAGCcgttgatgttgtttttgggTGCTGAATGTTTTGCTTTCGCTGTTCTCAGGCAAGTGAAGGCACCTACATCGACCTTTGCCCTACAACTCCTGACCATTGGTAAAAACAGAGGCCTCAAAAATTCTATCAGACCAGTTTCTCAGTCTGATTTTGCTTGTGTGCCTCTTTTGTAGCAAAGAGGAAGAAGGACTGCCTGCGGTGTGTTTGTCCAGTGAGGAGTCGACCGCCAGGCGGcgtgtggaggagcagcagtgCTACGTGGAGGGTTTGCGCCAGGAAATCGGTTCTGAGCAGAGGCGGGCCGAGAAGGAACTGGAGAGGGAACAAGCCCGCCTTCAGCAGCAGCACAGCGAGAGTAAGCAAAATTGAAAGCTGCGGTTAGCGATTAAACCAAAAAGgctgcttcaaactaaaatggtgGACTTCCTGTTTAGTTTAATActtgggtccttgagacttttctgtgcgtcctgttatgaaAGACATGttcacccaattttgtgttgatcTGCGGAGGTGTGTAGGggctaatatttttcaaaatctctGAGAATCCTCAAAATACTTTGACGTCCTCCCTTGCCCACGTTGGATGTCATAGGCAACAAAGCTTTTCAATTCAGCATCGCCCATTTGTCTTggatacctgcttctgattaGGGGTGAATTCCCGAGTAGGAGGTTTTTCAAAGTACGAGCCCTAGAACTTGCCCAAAATGGCTACATCAAACCAAGATGGTCCACTTCCTGTTAAATTTAACGTATGGgtctttgaaacatttttgtgcatcgatgtgtccacccaatttcgagTCGATTGGTGAAACTGCTGTCAACGAAccctaaaatacataaatggtCTCCAGGGTACACGCTTGTGAAAAATTGCTGAGTGTTTGGGCATGTTTACATGCAATTGATTTGTTGCAAGAATAATATACACAGTGATTACAAGAGATATGTTAATGTCATAAACAACTcctgactttttgttgttgtgactctTAAACCAACAGTCCACCAGTGGATCCTGCAGGAGAAACGTCACCTGTTAGCCGTCGAGCAGAGAGTCACCCAGGACCTCGGCGTTCAAACGGACTCCCGGCCGGATCCACTTCTGGAGCGTCTCGCGGAACTTATGTCGGACGATCGAGAAGTTCAGAGGGAGAATTGTCCGTCACTAGTTGTCAGGGTCAGGAAGAAAGCTGTCCAGGAGGAGCTTCTGAAGCATCATGCGCTGTGTCGTGCCGAAAGACGCCTCCGCCGGAAAAAGCTACAGTTCCAGCTGGAGAGAATCGCCCGCAAGCGGCATCTGTTGGAAGCAAAGAGGGAATTGCAGCATCTGGAAAAGGCCCTACCCCCTGGACCAGAGAGCTCTGAACAAGGGTCCCCACCCAAGTTTGTTTCTCCGAGACATTCCTTCTCTGCTGATCTTGTGTCCCGACTGTACCCACATCATACCCCAATCTTCAGGTAAGCACACACAAGcgttacaaaacattttctgaccTCACTAATAatataacatttgaaatattaaataaatacctgaaAGTTTATTTTGCCTCATCAGACACTTCCTCAAGAGAAATAAATCCACAGAACTGACTTCAAACTCCACATCTCTTGCGTGCATTAACAGTAGGAAGTGGGTTTCAGATGAGTGTCTGCCCCGGGAAAGGACCCAGAGTTGTTCAGGCAACCTCCCCACAGGACTAAATCAATCTTGCCAAGGAAGAGGGAGATCCTCCGAAAACATAGCACTGAATTCCAAGGTGGAGGAAAATTCCCAAGAACGGCAATATAGGCGGTACACTGAACGCAAACCTTTGCTGCCTCAAAAAGAATTGTCTTTTAAGAACAGATCAGACCGGAACGCAGCAGCTACGCCAAAGTTGCCCCTTTGTATCCCTGTGCAGCCACTCGGCAAAGAAAATGTAGCATCCAAAACAGTCATACCCATGATTCATTGCAATGATGTAAAAAGACAAACCCATTCAGGAGTCACCAGCAAATCCTTTTCTAGTTCTGTGAGACCCAAAGCGTTGGGAAAACTGCCATCAGGTTCTAAAAACTGTTCTCCCAATCGGTTTCCCAGAAGCCATGAAGATAGTGGCGGGATGAGTGGAAGTACCATTAAAACAGCCATCTCATGTGAGGAGCTCGAGCATAGGCGTCCATTTGAGTTTTCGAGGCAATGGCACAGCACGGAGGCTCTGATGAACAAGACAGGCCAGTGGGTGGAGCGACAGCAACAATGGAAGGCTAAGTGCGAATGGCAAGTACAAGAAGAAGGGCGCAAAGAGGCTTCCGACTCTGAGAGCCTGTTCTCCCTCGATTCTTTATCCTCGGCTTACGCGACGGCTCTTCTGGAGCAGCTGAAACGCGAGGAGGCGGCTCAGAGCGAAGCAGACAGCGAAGACAGTGAGATGTCGAAAGACTCACTAGTTGTGGAGAAGTACTCTGTTGTAAAGAGGTCTTGCCAGAAAGTGGTTCCGACGTACACTTTTGTGACGGATCCCCCACGCGGCAATAGGATAATGGCCATGGGTCTAGAATTGGGCAGCTGTCAAGACCCTAAAGTTATCCCTGCAAAGATGAACTGGACCCAGCAAGATCACCTTAAATCAACACCTGAAATCCCATTAGGAGACAGTTTGAGAGATGTTGCACAAAATTTGACAGAAGATAACATTGGTCAAACAAGTGTCCTTGGTTCTCCTGGCGTGAGGTTGTCCATAAATCTGCTGCCGCCAATGGATGCTCGCTCCTCCCTTGAGGTAGCAGGTGGTTCAGTGATCCATAGAGACTCTCCGCCCTTCCGAATAGAAAGCAGCGAATGTTCCTGCCCGGTTGGTCTGTCAGATGGTCTGAGTCTATCTCAAGGTTATAGTTCAATAGCCACCAACAGCCAAGGTTTGAATGACCAACCAACCGAGGAGCTGATGTCACAGAATGAGAAGCACTCAGACACAAGGGCTGAGTGTTTAATCATTGCAGATCCATCATCTCTTTCCCAGAACTGTAAAGATGATGTTGCATTGGACCTGCATAGCTCAGGTGGTCAAACAGAGCGGCTGTTAATGTACCCTACTGGACAGGGTCAAGCAATTCGGACAGATGAAGTACTATGCAATCTAGATGTTACAGTCCAGTCAGAGTCTGAACTGCCAGACCTCGGGATTACCAAAGATTGTTCCTTCACGAGTGCTGAGTCTGCGGACGGGAATGAAACCAAAGATGCCGATACTGCATACTTTGCCCGGCAGTGTGAATCAGCTTGTAAAAATTCCAGGAAGagaaacaaagagcaaaaagagGCATTTGTGGGCAGCCTGAAAATTCCCAAAAGAAGCCCTTCACCGGTTGCCAACCAGGGAGCTCCCTGGTCTGATAACAATAACACATGTAACTCCAAAAAAGAACACTGTGATGTGAAAATCTCCAACTTTGGACTTCGATCTGCTGATATTTCTGATTCCATGTTGAGGAAACTTCATAAATTGAATGGTCCTTCTGCAGGAGACATGAGAGGACAGCATGTAGCAATAAAACAAGTCGTTGCCGAATCGAATGAGGCAGGGTCTCAAAATGATAACGCTGGAAGAAAGCATTGTTGTCATTCTGAGGCCATCTGCAGCGCCATCGACTTGAGAATCTCGCAAGTGGTCCAAGGGCACTTAAAGTTGTCGTTGATTAGCACCAGTGGTGATGGGAACAACTGGAGTAAAAGCAACTGGAGTAAAACCCTAGTCTCTGATTGTGATGATCAGAGAATCCAACAAATCAAAAACCAGACGCGAGATAACAAGAACAATCGGGTGAAAGGGTTGACCAACGATGGAGAAGCTGCTGAAAAGAGATTGAGGGCAAGTGAAGTAAAAACcattgttacagctgcaaaacCCGTGGAAGAGCTGACTGTCCACGACGTGTCGGACCGCTGCACCGATAGAACCAATGACACAAGTCAAACgaacaaaacaaatgagcttAATCTGCCGAATATAGATTGTTCAAAAGAAGTACGTAGCGAAAACTGTTCTAAGGCTTTGGATTCTGCAGCGCCACGGCTTTGCCAAACAGACATAACCGAAGGGAGTTGTCTGGAAGGCACGTCCTGTATTGACTGTGGTCACTCATGTAACCAACAATCACCAAAGGAAGTTGAACACCCTTGTAAGTTATCCTCTGATGGATACCATTTCACCGATGCCACACGAGGAAATAAACCTTCGGTCAAAGGGGCGGATCAGCATAGCAGTCAACGCTTGCGGGACGATTCTCAGACATGTGTGACCAATAGGAATTACAGCAACAACAAATGTCAAGATTGTCAGTGCAAGTTTGACAAAGCTCAAGTAAACCCCAAATGTCCTAGTATGACCGTTCAATCTGATTCAGAAAGGTTACCAGCGTTAGAAGACAAAAAGACGGTCAAAAATAGAAGTGGTTACGGATCTGAAATGGGTAATGTTGCCACACAGTGTCATTCATCTCTTAAAAAGAACAAGTCCAAAAGGTTCAGGAGGAGAAAAACACATCATTCATCCACTTCCTCTCAGACATCGTCATCAGATGAAGACCAAACTTCTAGCAAACGGTCATCTACACAACTAAGACTTGAGAGTGAAGGCAAAACAGATGTCAGCAAGTCTAATGCTGAGAATTCCAAAGTAGACACTAAGATGGAGATGATAAAAGAGGTTACACATTGCAGAAAAAGACTCTCGTTACCTCCACTAACGATATCACCAAGGACAAATGACTTCCAGAATGGAGTCAAGTCTGAGGAATCCCTAATGCATTTCGCCTCCAGCGATATCAACCCATTCGTTCATCAGTGGCAAGACGGCGACCGCTTGTGCGGCAAGAACCCTACATTCGGTAGTGC of the Phycodurus eques isolate BA_2022a chromosome 14, UOR_Pequ_1.1, whole genome shotgun sequence genome contains:
- the stard9 gene encoding stAR-related lipid transfer protein 9 isoform X2, yielding MANVKVAVRVRPLNARESADGGRLAVQVDDKFVRIQNVKLDPRADHAVDSREKLLEFRFDYCYWSAQPEDPRCASQEEVFQDLGSSVLAGASEGYNVCLFAYGQTGSGKTYTMMGTPDSTGLTPRICQGLFRSQDTLPDGQNSSRVEISFLEIYNERVRDLLGSSERKTRTSLRVREHPEKGPYVQDLSQHVVSDCQQAVNLLEAGIANRITAATHNHEASSRSHAIFTIQYTQAILENNRPSETVSKINLVDLAGSERADPNYCRDRLTEGSNINKSLVTLGIVISALAQNSQLSSSCQSINSVASEGDGSTAGSHSSFLSGGASAGRRHCFIPYRDSVLTWLLKDSLGGNSKTIMIATVSPSASSYNETLSTLRYAAHARNIVNKPRVNEDANVRLIRELREEIDRLKSMLLSFEMRNPSPSLSDEREGMLSDMVLQNELKVEQLTKDWSESWQDKRELLEQYSVDINRDRAGFLINSMRPHLVALDGDVLSTGVVFYHLTEGITRIGSQDQFEEPQIVLPGGASCVIQNDGGVVTLRPVPGRTCLLNDREVTEPSRLAQGMVITLGGLHKFRFNHPAEAAVLRERRRASEGTYIDLCPTTPDHCKEEEGLPAVCLSSEESTARRRVEEQQCYVEGLRQEIGSEQRRAEKELEREQARLQQQHSEIHQWILQEKRHLLAVEQRVTQDLGVQTDSRPDPLLERLAELMSDDREVQRENCPSLVVRVRKKAVQEELLKHHALCRAERRLRRKKLQFQLERIARKRHLLEAKRELQHLEKALPPGPESSEQGSPPKFVSPRHSFSADLVSRLYPHHTPIFRHFLKRNKSTELTSNSTSLACINSRKWVSDECLPRERTQSCSGNLPTGLNQSCQGRGRSSENIALNSKVEENSQERQYRRYTERKPLLPQKELSFKNRSDRNAAATPKLPLCIPVQPLGKENVASKTVIPMIHCNDVKRQTHSGVTSKSFSSSVRPKALGKLPSGSKNCSPNRFPRSHEDSGGMSGSTIKTAISCEELEHRRPFEFSRQWHSTEALMNKTGQWVERQQQWKAKCEWQVQEEGRKEASDSESLFSLDSLSSAYATALLEQLKREEAAQSEADSEDSEMSKDSLVVEKYSVVKRSCQKVVPTYTFVTDPPRGNRIMAMGLELGSCQDPKVIPAKMNWTQQDHLKSTPEIPLGDSLRDVAQNLTEDNIGQTSVLGSPGVRLSINLLPPMDARSSLEVAGGSVIHRDSPPFRIESSECSCPVGLSDGLSLSQGYSSIATNSQGLNDQPTEELMSQNEKHSDTRAECLIIADPSSLSQNCKDDVALDLHSSGGQTERLLMYPTGQGQAIRTDEVLCNLDVTVQSESELPDLGITKDCSFTSAESADGNETKDADTAYFARQCESACKNSRKRNKEQKEAFVGSLKIPKRSPSPVANQGAPWSDNNNTCNSKKEHCDVKISNFGLRSADISDSMLRKLHKLNGPSAGDMRGQHVAIKQVVAESNEAGSQNDNAGRKHCCHSEAICSAIDLRISQVVQGHLKLSLISTSGDGNNWSKSNWSKTLVSDCDDQRIQQIKNQTRDNKNNRVKGLTNDGEAAEKRLRASEVKTIVTAAKPVEELTVHDVSDRCTDRTNDTSQTNKTNELNLPNIDCSKEVRSENCSKALDSAAPRLCQTDITEGSCLEGTSCIDCGHSCNQQSPKEVEHPCKLSSDGYHFTDATRGNKPSVKGADQHSSQRLRDDSQTCVTNRNYSNNKCQDCQCKFDKAQVNPKCPSMTVQSDSERLPALEDKKTVKNRSGYGSEMGNVATQCHSSLKKNKSKRFRRRKTHHSSTSSQTSSSDEDQTSSKRSSTQLRLESEGKTDVSKSNAENSKVDTKMEMIKEVTHCRKRLSLPPLTISPRTNDFQNGVKSEESLMHFASSDINPFVHQWQDGDRLCGKNPTFGSAADLSHKFPLLNVAEKFITRCCSVDNGLNRQNLPFNSHLSTYAAHKGLSSTLSSIEPSVNTTSSSGFFHSSDPELSQGVAQRTMKEHGTQTELVPPATPSRKEQHKRSHTDAPKTHVQMNESLTWTSMESMSVHLAKLIHSTSDLLGDLQGLRTGRNSGLSPRSIPNISVDCSTQNALDVGVQTERPWTPANTEMHQRPKYHEVNVTLRLTGAESVSPDKDSLYLVKTETGNKEERTSNVFQPQTYSLKTPPVSCQRQVKSAPIEKTLPETLHRRSTVATENSWRPNGGKEKQRPRVRNPSKPATTFTDRASSPIVTVGVRKQLKPRERNQNERTEEKSFTDSPCRSSGLDCGICSSELPEEVSEMSCSSPKDSEDCFQSSSVDRRNTHHNGNPRPQPKGNSSQSPHCYDFSLHDRVCATARKIDAHVTKSENMISTKPAHQRPLVFSFCGGTCSPSPAASLTPSECSTDVLVNAKPISSVDPDTLPEDLPLHDKFNDWAGITRRRSRRCTFSDAAESCAFNSEARLREIERLRQEREQVMASVGLGANSTPLTVELAEAKLHYGLGETDALLKMLSPRSTEELAVKCATSNLRKQQLQDRHRLSIEGLREKAEEQPKTGPRARSLSPCTRHLGSPRATPGRRLKPEITGIRDPASGAYPSDVEQLLRDYGRAREEAIGEITKARERLHERTEREKRRLQQQASSPESKDDPRQGTRISNSTLCTGSSRSLSSGPTSGYNSGNTLQLQHGHTLTPGHASTFVEEGEKVSSRINISAQDGRLEPLMTSSPRSPPTRSRRRAASFGSTCSSSVSGSYRDIAAALLGRALAELRLASCGDLSNLVKGNASAGWRHQGEERGIQAYYRPSSSPSVHAFLGAAELDGPPERLWAVLRRPRNAQDYHPSVRTAWTRPLDGSTHLVYILTDASSCHFSQPRDFCCISAESQQGDVRVLAMQSAFDESLPRPGPDAVRGEMMPSCWLLQPIGRGGCGREATRAVYLLQVDLGTPSLPARLLGAVARRQAAVVADLADALDT